A window of the Candidatus Jettenia caeni genome harbors these coding sequences:
- a CDS encoding diaminopimelate epimerase, with the protein MRFTKMHGIGNDYIYINCFEEEVKEPAKLAPRMSDRHFGIGSDGIILILPSTVADCKMRIFNADGSEAQMCGNGVRCVAKYIYDHNITRNNPLTVETVAGIKSIELFTDNGRVSGAKVNMGKPRLLRSEIPMLGKEIKETSVIDELLTISNGISWRITCVSMGNPHGIIFVDNLDLVNISKHGIEIEHHPVFPERINVHFVQVHNPKEVTMRTWERGSGITLACGTGASAVCVAGVLNKKTERKILAHLPGGDLKLEWAEDGNVYMTGPAAEVFTGEWH; encoded by the coding sequence ATGAGATTTACAAAGATGCACGGTATTGGCAATGATTACATTTACATCAACTGTTTTGAAGAAGAAGTAAAAGAACCAGCGAAGTTAGCTCCCCGTATGAGCGATAGGCATTTTGGCATTGGATCAGATGGAATCATACTTATCCTGCCATCAACGGTGGCGGATTGTAAGATGCGCATTTTTAACGCTGATGGCAGCGAGGCGCAGATGTGTGGAAACGGTGTCCGTTGTGTTGCAAAATATATATATGATCATAACATTACGAGAAATAATCCGCTGACGGTTGAGACCGTGGCTGGCATTAAAAGCATTGAGCTTTTTACGGATAACGGAAGGGTATCCGGTGCAAAGGTGAATATGGGAAAACCCCGGCTTCTGCGGTCGGAAATCCCCATGCTTGGCAAGGAAATAAAGGAAACATCGGTAATTGATGAATTGTTGACCATAAGCAATGGAATATCATGGAGGATTACCTGCGTTTCTATGGGAAATCCGCATGGTATTATTTTTGTTGATAATTTGGATCTCGTTAATATATCAAAACATGGCATAGAAATTGAGCACCATCCTGTATTTCCGGAACGGATAAATGTCCACTTTGTACAGGTACACAACCCTAAAGAAGTTACCATGAGGACATGGGAGCGCGGTTCGGGCATAACACTGGCTTGTGGTACCGGGGCTTCGGCTGTATGCGTCGCAGGCGTTTTGAATAAAAAGACCGAACGTAAAATCCTGGCACATCTGCCAGGTGGTGATTTAAAGCTTGAATGGGCTGAAGATGGGAACGTTTACATGACAGGCCCAGCCGCAGAGGTGTTTACGGGCGAATGGCATTGA
- a CDS encoding aspartate 1-decarboxylase has product MLREMCKSKIHAATVTETNLNYNGSITIDKALLEAVDILHYERVQVLNVNNGTRVETYVIEGEHSSGVICLNGAAARWAQPGDRVIIISYCLMEDKEARNWKPKIILVDGNNKLTKML; this is encoded by the coding sequence ATGCTACGGGAGATGTGCAAATCCAAAATTCACGCCGCAACAGTAACGGAAACGAATCTCAATTACAATGGCAGCATTACCATTGATAAAGCCCTTCTTGAGGCAGTAGATATCCTGCACTACGAACGTGTTCAGGTCCTCAATGTTAATAATGGAACACGGGTAGAGACCTATGTCATTGAAGGAGAGCATAGTTCTGGCGTCATTTGCTTAAATGGAGCTGCAGCGCGATGGGCGCAGCCAGGCGACCGGGTCATTATCATTTCTTATTGTCTCATGGAAGATAAAGAAGCGCGGAACTGGAAACCAAAAATTATTCTCGTAGATGGGAATAACAAGCTCACAAAAATGCTCTAA
- a CDS encoding putative cytochrome c → MKRHTSFIVIVASIFCTLLFYGCSKQPALSEKGGIWAVYERECQKCHRADGKGGLIGRFIFKIPNFTNTKWQDNASDSRLIISIANGKRKMPGYKGKLKDEEIVDLVKTCVRSFYPPPEQ, encoded by the coding sequence ATGAAAAGGCATACATCTTTTATTGTTATAGTTGCAAGTATCTTTTGTACCTTGTTATTTTATGGATGCTCGAAACAGCCTGCTTTGTCTGAAAAAGGCGGTATTTGGGCTGTGTATGAGAGAGAATGCCAGAAATGCCATAGAGCAGATGGAAAAGGAGGTCTTATTGGCCGATTCATTTTTAAAATACCAAATTTTACAAATACCAAATGGCAGGATAACGCTTCCGACTCAAGATTGATTATTTCGATAGCCAATGGGAAGAGAAAAATGCCCGGTTATAAAGGAAAGTTAAAGGATGAGGAGATTGTTGACCTTGTCAAAACATGTGTGAGAAGCTTTTATCCGCCGCCAGAGCAATAA
- a CDS encoding transposase, translating into MSFLWQEGYDIWIKNSLNTLPNTTWQHITFTMPEELWIFFWLNRSLLNRIPLIAATLIKDWAQTKGFLPGIFLAIHTFGRDLKKNIHIHLSTTAGGLSPCHTRWIGKAYFYHESLKNTWRYKIITLLRNEFKQGLLKLPSHLKHLTSSTLFNSWTSQFFEKTWVIHLKGQSNSMKAHVDYPGKYLKRPPIGETRIKDYDGTSVTYEYLDHSTKTQEIMTLPVLEFIARLICHIPDKHFRNIRYYGFLSHKLRGKLLPLVYNLLKMNRVITGKVSLSWRDMIRTTYRYDPLLCPRCKTRMVLQSAVFASDSLITQHKEIAHGYFPLLL; encoded by the coding sequence TTGTCCTTCCTGTGGCAAGAAGGCTATGACATCTGGATTAAAAACAGCCTCAATACCCTTCCCAATACCACCTGGCAACACATTACCTTTACCATGCCTGAAGAACTCTGGATCTTCTTCTGGCTGAACCGTTCTCTCTTGAACCGTATTCCCCTCATTGCTGCCACTCTTATCAAAGATTGGGCTCAGACTAAGGGCTTTCTTCCCGGTATCTTTCTTGCCATCCATACCTTTGGCAGAGATCTCAAAAAGAATATCCATATCCATCTCTCTACTACAGCAGGAGGACTTTCCCCTTGCCACACCCGATGGATCGGCAAAGCCTACTTCTATCATGAATCCCTCAAAAACACCTGGCGATACAAAATCATTACCCTCTTACGGAATGAATTTAAACAAGGGCTTCTCAAGCTCCCTTCTCATCTCAAGCATTTAACCTCATCTACCCTCTTTAACTCCTGGACTTCTCAGTTCTTTGAGAAAACATGGGTCATCCATCTCAAAGGGCAGTCAAACAGTATGAAGGCTCATGTTGACTATCCTGGCAAATATCTCAAGCGTCCCCCTATCGGTGAAACTCGCATCAAAGACTATGATGGCACATCAGTTACTTACGAGTACCTTGACCATTCCACCAAAACACAAGAGATTATGACTCTGCCGGTACTTGAATTTATTGCCCGGCTTATCTGTCATATCCCCGATAAACACTTTCGAAACATTCGTTACTACGGATTCTTATCCCATAAACTTCGGGGAAAACTCTTACCCCTTGTCTATAACCTCCTGAAGATGAACCGGGTTATCACCGGCAAGGTTTCTCTCTCCTGGAGGGATATGATCCGGACTACTTACCGGTATGACCCTCTCTTGTGCCCCCGGTGTAAGACCCGTATGGTTTTACAATCCGCCGTATTTGCTTCTGACTCTCTTATCACTCAACACAAGGAGATTGCTCATGGGTATTTTCCCCTTCTTCTCTAA